CGAGGGCCCGGAGCCCTCTCCCCTGGTCTCGGGACTGCTGCAGGCCGCCCTCGTCGTCCTGCTGGCGCTCGGCACCTCGATCGAGCCGACCATGATGCTGCTGCAGACGCTCGTGCTGCCGCTGATCTGGATGACGTCGCGCTCCACCCGGCAGTCCATCATCGTCACCCTGCTGAACGCCGTGGTGCTCGCGATCGCCTACGCCGCGTCCGACGGCTTCCGCCCGGGGATGCTGCTCGCCGGAGTCGTCACCTCCGGCCTGTCCGCGGCCTTCAGCGTCGCGCTCGGTCTCTGGATCACGCGGATCGCCGAGTGGGGCACGGAGCGTCAGCGCCTGCTCGCCGATCTCACCGCGGCGCAGCACGGGCTGGAGGCCGCGAGTCGGGAGGCCGGTGCCGCCGCCGAGCGCGCCCGCCTCGCCCGGGAGGTGCACGACACGATCGCGCAGAGCCTCACCAGCATCGTGATGCTCGCCGAGCGCAGCCGCCGGGACGGCTCCCCGGAGGCGATCGCCCTCATCGAGGATGCCGCGCGCGAGGCGCTGCGCGAAGCGAGGGCCCTCGTCGTCGTCGAGTCCTCGGCGGCCGATCCCTCGGGGTCGCTCGCCGAGGCGCTGCGGCGGCTCGGCGAGAGGTTCAGCCGCGAGACCGGCCTTCCGGTCTCGGTCGACGCCTCGCCGCTCGTCGTCCCGAGAGACCTCCAGGTCGTCCTCCTGCGCTGCGCGCAGGAGGGCCTCGCGAACGTGCGCAAGCACGCGGCCGCCGGAGCGGCGTCGCTCGTGCTGACCGTGGACGACGATGCCGTCCTGGTCGTGACCGACGACGGTCGCGGCCTGCGCGGCGCCCGTCCTGACGGCGGAGACATCGGTGAAGGCGGCGGGTTCGGCCTCGCCGGCATGCGCGATCGGGTCGCCCTCGTGGGCGGCACGCTCGAGGCGCGCGACGGCGAGACCTCCGGGACGACGCTCACCGTGCGCATCCCGCTCGCCGTCGGGCAGGAGACGGCATGATCCGCGTCATCGTCGTGGACGACCATCCGATCGTCCGGTCCGGCATCGTCGGCCTGCTCTCGCTGGACGACGAGATCGATGTGGTCGGCGAGGCCGCCGACGGCGCCGAAGCCATCGAGCTGGCCTCGGCCCTGCGCCCCGACGTCGTGCTCATGGACCTGCGCATGCCGAACGTGTCCGGCGCAGACGCCACCGCGCGGATCACCTCGGGACTCCCGGGGGTGCGGGTGCTCGTGCTCACGACGCACGAGGGAGACGACGACATCCTCGGCGCGATCGAGGCGGGCGCGAGCGGCTATCTGCTCAAGGCCGCGCCCCAGGCCGAGATCGTCGCCGGCATCCGATCCGTCGCCGAGGGGCACACCGTCCTGGCGCCCAGCATCGCGGCGACGCTCGTCACCCGCATGCGTCGGGAGGAGTCGACGCGCCCGTCGCTCAGCCCTCGAGAGCTCGAGGTGCTGCGCCTCGTGTCACGCGGCCGGAGCAACCCGGAGATCGCCCGCGAGCTCTTCATCGGCGAGGCGACGGTGAAGACGCATCTGCTGCATGTCTTCGAGAAGCTCGAGGTCTCGGACCGGACCCGAGCGGTCACGCTGGCGCTGGAGCTCGGTCTGCTCTGAGACCGCGCCCCGGCGCCCGGCGCTGCGGCTACGCGCGGCCGAACTGCGCGACGGCCGGGCAGTCGAACGGGTCGGCGCCGGCGGAGAGCCCCACACGGTTGAGATAGTCGATCACGATCTTGTACGACCGCAGAAGGCTCGTCTCCGTGTACGGCACGTTGTTCGCCGCGCAGTAGTCGCGGACGATCTCGCGCGCCTTGGCCAGGTGCGGCCGCGGCATGCTCGGGAACAGGTGGTGCTCCACCTGGTAGTTCAGGCCGCCCATGAGCCAGGTCGTCCACCATCCGCCGCTGATGTTGCGGGAGGTGCGGACCTGCTTGGTGAAGAAGTCGAGGCGGGCCTTGGGATCGATGATCGGCATGCCCTTGTGGTTGGGGGCGAACGCGGCCCCCATGTAGACGCCGAAGACGGCGAACTGCACGCCCATGAAGGCGAACGCCATTCCGAGGGGGAGCATCATGAACACGGGCACGAGGATGAGGGCGAACCGCAGGGCGATGATGCTGAGCTCGGTCCAGCGGCCCTTCACGTTCTTCGTCGTCGTGAGGTACTTCAGACCGAGGAAGTGGAGGTTCAGCCCCTCGAGCGTGAGCAGGGGGAAGAAGAGCCAGCCCTGCTTGCGGGTGATCAGCTTGATCAGGCCCTTCGCCTTCGCGGCGTCCTCTTCGAGGAACGAGATCGTATCGACCTCGATGTCGGGGTCCTTGCCGACCTGGTTCGGGTTTCCGTGGTGCTTGGTGTGCTTCGAGTCCCACCACGAGTAGCTCATGCCGATGCTGGCGATCACGATGCGGGCCAGCTTGAAGTTCGCCGGCCCCGTGGTCAGGATCTGGCGGTGCGCCGCCTCGTGTCCGAGGAACGCGATCTGGGTGAGCA
This genomic interval from Microbacterium sp. LWH11-1.2 contains the following:
- a CDS encoding ATP-binding protein; translated protein: MRTTFTERVGWDLASAALFVVTLILAFTLPPRFPGSSWLLVATACGVAAVYAFGARRYVSFREGPEPSPLVSGLLQAALVVLLALGTSIEPTMMLLQTLVLPLIWMTSRSTRQSIIVTLLNAVVLAIAYAASDGFRPGMLLAGVVTSGLSAAFSVALGLWITRIAEWGTERQRLLADLTAAQHGLEAASREAGAAAERARLAREVHDTIAQSLTSIVMLAERSRRDGSPEAIALIEDAAREALREARALVVVESSAADPSGSLAEALRRLGERFSRETGLPVSVDASPLVVPRDLQVVLLRCAQEGLANVRKHAAAGAASLVLTVDDDAVLVVTDDGRGLRGARPDGGDIGEGGGFGLAGMRDRVALVGGTLEARDGETSGTTLTVRIPLAVGQETA
- a CDS encoding response regulator transcription factor, which translates into the protein MIRVIVVDDHPIVRSGIVGLLSLDDEIDVVGEAADGAEAIELASALRPDVVLMDLRMPNVSGADATARITSGLPGVRVLVLTTHEGDDDILGAIEAGASGYLLKAAPQAEIVAGIRSVAEGHTVLAPSIAATLVTRMRREESTRPSLSPRELEVLRLVSRGRSNPEIARELFIGEATVKTHLLHVFEKLEVSDRTRAVTLALELGLL
- a CDS encoding acyl-CoA desaturase is translated as MISITQIETTAATLGPIRQTYAGNAEFPPMAQAYKQVSQVVKETGLLRRAQWFYVAVAAGIAVALGGLITGFILLGDSWFQLLIAAGLGIVLTQIAFLGHEAAHRQILTTGPANFKLARIVIASIGMSYSWWDSKHTKHHGNPNQVGKDPDIEVDTISFLEEDAAKAKGLIKLITRKQGWLFFPLLTLEGLNLHFLGLKYLTTTKNVKGRWTELSIIALRFALILVPVFMMLPLGMAFAFMGVQFAVFGVYMGAAFAPNHKGMPIIDPKARLDFFTKQVRTSRNISGGWWTTWLMGGLNYQVEHHLFPSMPRPHLAKAREIVRDYCAANNVPYTETSLLRSYKIVIDYLNRVGLSAGADPFDCPAVAQFGRA